Below is a window of Tsuneonella deserti DNA.
GGCCCTGCGCCGCAGCGCTCCGAGGCGCCGGCGCGTACGCGCACGCGTCTCGCCCCAGGCGATCAGCGGGAGCTCGGCGCCCGTCCGATTGCCGCTCCGGGGGCGCCTCGTGCGGCAGGGCGCGCTTCGCTCAGCCACGGTCGCCGCCGCGCGCGCGGGCCTTCGACCAGGCTTCGATGTCGTCGATATGATAGCGCCAGGTGCGCCCGTGCAGGCGGCACAGCGGGCCGGTGCCGGCGGCGCGCATCGCCTTCAATGTCGAATAGGCGAGGCCGAGATGGAAGGCGGCCTGCTTGGCGGTGAGGAACGGGCATGTGGCGCGCGCGGCCTGCGCGCGGGCG
It encodes the following:
- a CDS encoding helix-turn-helix transcriptional regulator, translating into MDDTAARAQAARATCPFLTAKQAAFHLGLAYSTLKAMRAAGTGPLCRLHGRTWRYHIDDIEAWSKARARGGDRG